TTGGTTTTGCTTTCCACCTATTGCTTTATCCGCTTGCTGCAGACGCCGGCAAAGCGGTGGTTTATTTTCTACGGCATCGTGACTCTGGCCGCTCTGCTGACTCACTATTTCGCTTTCATGATCTGGATAAGTCAAAGTATTTTTGTAGCAGGGATGTCCGCAACGCTGAGAAAGCCCGAATCCGGATGGTGGCAAACCCAATTTGCCGTGGGGTTGGGATATACCATCTGGCTGCCGTTCATGATCAGTCAATTCCTGACCAAAACCAGGCCGATGTATAAAACTTTTTCCATCCGATTTATCGAGACTCTATTCAACTATCTCAATCCCTATGCGGCTGTGGCTTCCACGACGCTGTTTGCGATCGGTGTGGCCATGATGATTGTATTGTCCGGCTATGGGCTTTACCGCATCCGCCGGTTCTATTTCAACGGCGCGGCCATCGGACCGATAAAGATAATGCGCAATGAAAGTACCGTCCTCACTCTGGGATTTATGCTGGCTATTCTCGCCAATGTCTTCATGGCTTTGTATTTTGACTTGTCCCGTACATTGCCCATTTTACTTCATCATCTTTTAATCAATGCGCCCACGATTTATGCGAATTCCGTCAAGCCGTATCACCTCGAACAATTGCACTCTTTACGAACCAGCTTTCTTTTAGCCGCCGCCATCAACGCCATCGGGCTGATCGGACAGCGCATTTTGTCCAAGTACCACTTCACGCGAATCGCTCTTTCGGCCGATACTCGGCAACCCTCCTATTTTCATTATTTTGCTGTTATGATGGTCGCGCCCCTTCTCTTGGCCGGCCTCTTCTCGCTGAAAAGCCCCTATCTGCTCTTGCGCAATATGGTGATCCTTTTACCATTCTACATCATGATCCTTGCCTTTGCCGTGACGCAATTAAAGTTAGTCCCGCGGCTGGTGATCGCATCATCGATCTGTCTGCTGGGTATGCTCTCCTATGCTCATTTTGAGCGGTGGTATTGCAAGGACGACTGGCGCAGCGTCGCCCTAACGCTCCACAACAACCTCGGTTCCAATGAGGTGGTGCTGCTGGACCATCTCTTCGCCAAAAAACCGCTCTATTATTATGGAATCGAATCCCATCGGCCGCTGCGACGCAGCGAGTTGCCCAAGTTTCTCCATGAGCTCAAAGGCGACCTCTGGATCCTGCGTTCTTATCAAAACGATTGGTGTGTGGTTGACTCCATTGATAAATACCTGATACCGGATGGCGAATGGAGCTTTCAAGGGAGCACCAACCCGGATGATCTATTTCCAATAGAAGGCCTCATAAAGCTATATCATTTTCGTCTTGGAACGAATCCATCGTTTTCCATTCCACCGATTGCATCTTCGCCGCAAGCTCAATCGCTTTGCCCCATTTCGCTTTCAAACAGCGACTCGACTGTTACGATGAGAATGATCGCTCCTAAAATTAAAAGAAATTGACCGGAATCAGTACAAACAAGGGTAGATATGGGATATCAAAAAAAAGACCGCAAACCAGAATCGCGGTGGATTTTTTATCTTTTATTTATTTTTAACATCTGTTCCGTTT
This genomic stretch from bacterium harbors:
- a CDS encoding phospholipid carrier-dependent glycosyltransferase; translation: MRRTFSLIVLGFLLLVAAGLRIYHLDYKSLSIDETIGTYYAMEPVPRIFIMTINDVHPPLFYLIHHFWIRVFGQTESALRSISILFALASLIVLYKVTQRLFSSSAALFSVLLLAISPWHIWVSQNARSNSMLLFLVLLSTYCFIRLLQTPAKRWFIFYGIVTLAALLTHYFAFMIWISQSIFVAGMSATLRKPESGWWQTQFAVGLGYTIWLPFMISQFLTKTRPMYKTFSIRFIETLFNYLNPYAAVASTTLFAIGVAMMIVLSGYGLYRIRRFYFNGAAIGPIKIMRNESTVLTLGFMLAILANVFMALYFDLSRTLPILLHHLLINAPTIYANSVKPYHLEQLHSLRTSFLLAAAINAIGLIGQRILSKYHFTRIALSADTRQPSYFHYFAVMMVAPLLLAGLFSLKSPYLLLRNMVILLPFYIMILAFAVTQLKLVPRLVIASSICLLGMLSYAHFERWYCKDDWRSVALTLHNNLGSNEVVLLDHLFAKKPLYYYGIESHRPLRRSELPKFLHELKGDLWILRSYQNDWCVVDSIDKYLIPDGEWSFQGSTNPDDLFPIEGLIKLYHFRLGTNPSFSIPPIASSPQAQSLCPISLSNSDSTVTMRMIAPKIKRN